Part of the Xanthomonas sp. SI genome is shown below.
TATTACCGGTTGATCCAGCGCATCGGCCCGGCGCGCGCGTCCACGGTGACCTATCTGGTCCCGGTGTTCGGCGCGCTGCTGTCCTGGTCGATCCTCGGCGAGCCGCTGACCTGGAGCATGCTGCTGGCCGGCGCGCTGATCCTGGGCAGCGTCGCCTTCAGCCAGCGCGCGCGTTGAAGGAGCTGCCGATGACCGCTTCCCTGCTCGTATCGCAATTCGCCTACAAGGCCTGGGCCAACGCCGAACTGCTGCAGGCGCTGGCGCAGATCGACGCGGTCGCGTATCCGGCGCAACGGCAGCGTGCGATCCGGCTGTTGAACCACACCTACGTGGTGGACCGGATCTTTGCCGCGCACCTGGACGGTGGCACGCATGCGTTCACGGACAGCAACACGCCGGAGACGCCGGCGCTGGACGTATTGCACGCGGCCGTCGCCGAATCCGACCTCTGGTATGCCGGCTACGTCGCCCAGCTCGATGCGGTCGCATTGCAGCAGTTTCTCGTATTCCGCTTCACCGACGGCGATGCCGGCCGCATGACCCGCGAGGAAATGCTGTTCCATGTGCTGGCGCACGGCGCCTATCACCGCGGCAACATCGCCATGTTGCTGAGCGACTGCGGGCTGGAGCAGCCGCGCGAACTGTTCACCCGCTTCCTGCACGCAGTCGAGCCCGAGCGGCGCGGCGCGGCGCCAATGGCCTGAGCGCCGGCGGAAAGCCAATGCAGGGCAGTCCGCTGGCGAGCGCGAGCGCCGGGGCGAATTACTGCGGCGGCGTGCGCACCGGCAACGGTACGTTGCACAGGTCGATGTGCCCGGCTGGGCGCTTGTAGAAATCGTCCCTGCGGTTGCGCCGTGCTTCGGCCACGTCGCGGAAGGTCTGGGTGTCGGTGCGCAGCAACTGCAGCGGGGTGCGTTCGGCCTCGGGCAGGTCGCTGGCGAGCTTGATCGCGCGGATCGGCGTGCGCTGTTCGGGCTTGGCGTAGAAGCCCATCGGGTCCGGTCCGCGCGGAATCACGCTGAGCAGTTCCATGCCCTTGACCACGCGCCCGACCACGGTGATGTTGCGGTCCAACTGCCGCGGCGATTGCCCGGTGACCACATACAGTTCGGCACCGATGCTGCTGTCCTCGTCGTTGTTGCGGCCGGCGCCTAGGGTGCCGTAGCAGTGCGCCAGCCACGTCTTGCCGTCCTTGGGGTCGCGCGCGGCCGGGAAGCCGTCGACGAAGCCCACTTGCGGCGCCCAGCCGTCACGGTCCGGCAGCGCCTGGAACGCGAGGCCCTTGGCGTCGCGCTGGAACTCGGCGGGCAGGTGGCGCTTGGCCGACCCCAGCGGCTTGGCCTTGTCCGCCTCCTCGCCGTCGGGATCGCCGAACTGCACCACGAAATTGTCCTGCGAGCGGTAGATGCTCAGGCCGTCCCAGAAGTGCTCGTGGGCCAGGGTGCGGATATTGCCGACATGCTGCGGTGCGAATGCCGGCGCCAGTTCGATGACGACGCGGCCGGTATCCAGGTCCAGATACAGGGTGTTGGCCGGGTCGAGCGTGCGCCAGTCACCAGGCTTGGACGCGTCCAGGATCTGCTGCGGACTGCGGTATGGCACTGCCGGCGCGGCCGCCAGTGCGCAGGCGGCGGACGACAGCAGTGCGAGGGCGAGCAGGGTGGGACGCAAGGGCATGGCGGCAGCCTGGAGGACGGTAGCCCGATTCTTACCCAGCCACCGTCGCCGCGCCAATGCCGCCGTTGCGTTGCCTGCCTTTATCTCAGCGCGCCGGTGCGCGTTGCGGGGCGTCCTGGGTCTCCTGCGCGGCAGCCATCGCGGGCTGCGCAGTCGCATTCAAGGCGTTGAGCTGGCGCAGGCTGTCCTGTAGCGGTGTGGCCGTGGCGACCTGCGCGTCCACGTAGGCGGTGCGCTTGTCGGCTCCCAGCGGGTCGCCCTGCACCGCGAACACGCGGCCGGCGTCGTTGCGCAGCACATGGTCGACCTGGGTCAGGCCTTCGCGCTTGGCCGCCAGCAGCAGATGGGTCGCCAGTTGCGGATCGGCCGGCGTCAACCGGGCGTCGATCATGCGCTGCATCGCGTGGTCCGGATGCGCCGGATCGCGGGGATCGGCTGGCGCGCTCGCGGCTGTTGCCGGCGTTGCGGCCGCGGTCTTCGGAGCGTGGCGCTCGATTTCGGCGTCGATCCGGGTCAGCGCGCCGCTGAGCGCGCCATCGGCATCGGCGGCGATGTGGAACAGGCGTTCGCTCAGGCCGTACGGGGAATTGCCGAGATTGCGCGCCAGGCCGATCGCGAATTCCTCGTTGCTCATGCGGGCGTAGTCGCCGGCCCGCTCGCGATCGAACGGGCGCGCCTGCGCGGCCTGTGCGTACTGCTGGCGCAGCGCGCCCATCTGCGCCTCGGAGAAGTTCAGGGTCACGTCCTGGCCGGCGGCGATGGCGTCGGCCGCGGTGTCCTTCCTGGCCAGCGCGGCATTGAGCAGTTGCGCCTGATTGGCGTCGACCTTGCCGAAGCCGAGCTGGTAGCGCCGCGCATCGAGGTGTTCGCTGCCGGCGGCATCGAACTGGCGGGTCAGGGTGAGCGGCACGTTGTCGGCGTACTGCAGCTTGCTGGCGACGGTGCTGCTGCCGTCGGCCTGGGTGGCGCGCACGTTCTCGCCGCTGTTGCGCTGCCCGCCCAGATCCACGCTCACCGGCCCCAGCCCGAGTTTGGCGCGGGTCTGCGAACTCATGCTCAGGGTGTCGATCCGCTGCACGTCGCTGACCCCGGGCGCCTGTGCCGGCAGCTGGCCGCTGCCGAGGAAATCGCGGTAGGCGGCCTGCGCCTGCGGCTCGCGCAGATCGAAGGTGGCGGTGTGCATGCTGGCCTGGCCCAGCGCGTCCTGGCGGCCGAGCATGGCCTGCGCCACGGACGTCTTCAGCCCGAGCATCTCGGCGTGTTCGATCGCCGCGGTCGGTCCTATGGCCACGCGCACGTGGTAGGGGTCCAGGCGCTCCGCGGCGTAGCTGATACCCGCCGCGTCGGTGTGTTCGCTGCTGCTGGCGAAGCTGCGGAACCAGGCCTCCAGCGAGGTGCGGACGAAGGCCTGGCCGTCGAGTTTGACGCTGCCGTCGACCGGGATGCTCAGTGGATCGAATGGATTGACCCCGCGCGCGGCCTCGGCGGTGGCGTCGCCGGGCAGCTTGACGCTGTAGCGCGCTCGCTCGCCGAGCTGGGTCGTGCTGCTGACGCTCGCTGCGTTGCGGCCGGTGGTGGCGGCGTCGAGCTGGTGGCCCTGGCGAAATTCCATCTCCAGGCCGAACTCGGTTTTGCCGTCGGCAGTGCGCCGGCTGGCGCCCACGCTCTGGGTGGCGACAAGCCGGTGCTCGATCGGCCCGGTGCGCCCCAGTACGCGCGATTCGGTGTGCTCCGCGCTGACGCTGCCGTCGGCTGGATTCCACTTCAATGGACCGGCACTGCGACTGCTGCCGGCGCTGGCGAAGGTGGGATCCGTAGCCTGGGCGGGGGGCGTCGTTGAATTCATGCATTCCTCCTGGATAGCGCCTGACGGCGCAAGCGGCGCGGAGGATAGACGGGCCGATGTTGCCGATGCGTCAGGCGTTCGTTATGCCTGCCATGACTACCGGCACATTCGCTATACCCAACTCAACACTAGTATGCATTCCAACCTAGTGGGGGAGCGGTCATGGTCGAGCCGGATGCGCAGCTGAAGAAGTTCCAGAAGGAGCTGAGTGCGGGCACCGTGTCGCTCGCGCTGCTGGCGGTGCTGGCCGAGGCCAAGGAACCCCTGTACGGCTACCTGATCGCCAAGCGCCTGGAAAAAGTGGGCGAGGGCGTGCTCAGCGGCAAGCAGAGCGCGCTGTATCCGGTGCTGCGCAACCTGGAAGCGGCCGGGCTGCTGTCCAGCCATGTCGAACCGTCGGTGGCCGGGCCGCCGCGGCGCTACTACCGCATCACCGAACCCGGCCACGCCACCTTGCAGCAGTGGGCCGCGGCGTGGCGCGCCACTCGCGATTCCGTCGATTCCGTCCTGAAGGGGATTTCAGAATGAGCAGCGAACAACTCCAGGCGCGGCCGTTGCCGGCCACCATTCCCGACTACCTGGCGCAACTGCGCGCGGCGCTGGCCGGCGCCGATCCGGCGCTGGTCCAAGACGCGTTGTACGACGCGGAGGAATACCTGCGCGCCGAGCTGGCCGAGCAGGCCGGCAAGAGCGAGGCCGAGGTCATCGCCGAGGTGGCCGGCAGCTACGGCGCGCCGGAGGAGGTGGCTGCGATCTACCGCGACACCGAGGTCACGGTGAACCGCGCGCTGAAGCCGCCGGCGCCGCCCAAGCGCAAGTCGCTGCTCGGCCGCTTCTTCGGCGTGGCCGCCGATCCGCGCGCCTACGGCGCGTTCTTCTACATGCTGCTGTCGCTGGTCACCGGCATCTTCTACTTCACCTGGGTGGTCACCGGGGTCAGCGTCTCGCTGGGCATGCTGCTGCTGATCATCGGCGTGCCGTTGCTGGTGCTGTTCTTCGGTTCGGTGCGGCTGCTGTCGCTGGTGGAAGGGCGCATCGTCGAGGTGTTGCTGGGCGAGCGCATGCCGCGGCGGCCGCTGTACAGCGCGCCCGAGCAACCGTGGCTGCGGCGCATCGGACAGATGTTCACCGATGCGCGGACCTGGACCACGATGCTGTATTTCGTGCTGATGCTGCCGCTGGGGATCTTCTACTTCACCGTGTTCATCACGCTGCTGAGCACGGGATTGGCGCTCGCGGCGGCACCGCTGGGATTTTTCCTGCCGCAGCAGTTCAACGTCATGTTCGTCGACTGGAACGTCACCGAAAGCGCGCCGTGGCTGCTGCCGCTGTGGAGTGCGATGGGCATCGTGCTGCTGTTCGCCACGCTGCACCTAGCGCGTGGCATCGGCAAGTTGCACGGCATGCTGGCCAAGCACCTGCTGGTGCACAGCTCGGCGCAATGACATTGACATTGACGCTGCGCGGCCGGCAGGCGCCGGCCGCGAGCGGTACGCCGCTCAGCCCGCCTTGCGGCTGCCGCGGCGCTTGAGCGGGGTGACGTTGCCGCTCGGCGCCTGCGCCGTGGCGGACGCGTTGGCGGCGATGAACGCACGCACCTGCGGATACACGATGTCGCGCCAGCGGCGGCCGCTGAAGATGCCGTAATGGCCGGCGCCTTCCACTTCCAGATGCTGGCGGCGGTGCGCGGCGATGCCGGTGCACAGGTCCTGTGCGGCGGCGGTCTGGCCCAGGCCGGAGATATCGTCCAGTTCGCCTTCGATGCTGAGCAGCGCGGTGTCGCGAATCGCCGCCGGATCCACGCGCTCGCCGCCGATCACCCATTCCCCGCGCGGCAGCAGGAATTCCTGGAACACCACCCGGATCGTGTCCAGGTAGTAGGTCGCCGGCATGTCCAGCACCGCGTTGTATTCGTCGTAGAAGCGGCGGTGCGCCTCGGCGTCCTGCAGGTCGCCCTTGACCAGGTCGGCGTAGAAATCCCAGTGCGACATGAAGTGCCGGCTGGGGTTCATCGCCAGGAACCCGGTGTGCTGCAGGAAGCCCGGATACACCGCGCGGCCATGCCCCGGATACGCCTGCGGCACGGTGTGGATGACGTTGTGCTCGAACCACGACAGCGGATTGCGCGTGGCCAGATTGTTGACCTGGGTCGGGCTGCGGCGCGCGTCGATCGGCCCGCCCATCATCACCAGCGAGCGCGGCGTGGCTTCGCCGCGTCCGGCCATCAGCGACACCGCGGCCAGCACCGGCACGGTCGGCTGGCACACGCTGATCACGTGCAGCTTGTCGGCGCCGATGTGGCGGATGAAGTCCTGCACGTAGTTGACGTAGTCGTCCAGGCCGAAGTCGCCGTCGCTCTGCGGCACCATGCGCGCGTCGATCCAGTCGGTGACGTAGACCTTGTGGTCGCGCAGCAGGGTGCGCACGGTATCGCGCAGCAACGTGGCGTGGTGCCCGGACAGCGGCGCCACCACCAGCACGGCGGGCTGCTGCTTGAGCCCGGCCACGACCTTGGCGTCGTCGCTGAAGCGCTTGAAGCGCAGCAGGCGGCAGAACGGCTTGCGCAGCACTTCCTGCTCGACGATCGGCAGCGGGTGGCCGTCGACCTCGACGTGGTCCAGCGCCCAGGCCGGCTTCTCGTAGTCCTTGCCGAGCCGGTGCAGCAGTTCGTTGGTGGCGGCCAGACGCTCGGCGCCCGGGAGCGTGGCCCACAGGCTATTGGCGTCGGAGAAGATCTTGGCGTTGGCCGCTGCCTGGTGGACCCAGGGGGCGAGCAGGTTGCGGGTCAGTTCGTGCCACTGGTAGAGCATGCCGGTGTTTCCATCCTGAGCGTATGCTGCCGTGCAGCATATCCTATCCGGGGTGGTTGCACCTTAATGGGGCACCAGACCAATTGTTTCCAGCGCCGCTGCATCCCCCGCCAGCGCTGGCGATAGCCAGCAATGACTGCCGACCGGGCGCAGCCCGAGCGCACCAAACTGGCGCCGGTACCAGCGCGCCGGACGCGGCTGGAAGCCGGCATGGTCGCCGTCGAAGTCGTCCTCCATGGCGAAGGTCTCCAGGAACGCGACCCCGCCGCACAGTTCGGCCAGGCCCGGCAGGCCCTGGCGCAGTTCGCGGTTGGGCACGTAGTGCAGCACGTCCGAACACACCAGCAGGTCCACCGGCGCGCACGGCCGCAGCCAGGCGAAATCGCCGAACCGCGCCGGGCGCAGGTCGCGATGGCGGCCGTAGCGCGCGATCGCGTACTCGCTGCTGTCGAAGCCCAAATAGCGCAGTTTCGGCCGCAGCTTCAGCAGCGGCGCGCGCCAGGCGCCTTCGCCGCAGCCGATGTCGAGCACGCTGCGGATCGGCCGTTCCAGGTAGTACTCGGCCTGGGCCACGGCGAGCGCGACCTTGCGCGCCAGGCGCGCGTTGCCGCCGATATCGTCGCGGCGATACCAGCGCTGGAAATAGTCGGCGTCGTACTGTTTGTCCATGCGGGGTCGTGGTCCGTGCGGGCGCGATGCGAATCGGCGAAAATGGCGTGACATCCTACGCCAGCGACCCGGAGCCAGCGCATGCAACTCTATCTGTGGATCAAGTCCCTGCACCTGCTGTTCGTGGTCGCATGGATGGCGGCGGTGTTCTACCTGCCGCGGATCCTGGTCAACATCGCCGAGAGCGCGGGGCAGCCGGAGGTGCAGGCGCGGCTGGTGCTGATGGGGCGGCGCCTGTACCGCTTCGGCCACATGATGTTCGGCCTGGCCTTGCTGCTGGGGCTGACGCTGTGGCTGGGCTACAAGGTGTTGCCCGATTTCCCGACCATGGTCGCGCCCGGCCACAGCGGCTGGCTGCACGCCAAGCTGGGCCTGGTGGGGCTGATGCTCGGCTACTACATCTTCAGCGGGCGCTGGCTGAAGGGCGTGGCGCAGGCGCGTGCGCTGCCGTCCTCGCGCGCGCTGCGGCTGTTCAACGAACTGCCGGTGCTGGCGCTGCTGGTGGTGATCTGGTTGGTGTTGGCGAAGCCGTTTTGAGCCGGGATTGGGGATTCGGGATTGGGGATTAGAAAAATCCTGGTGGCCGATCCTTTCCGGGTTTGCGTCAGCAGTTAGGCGTTGCGGCTGTCAAGTTGTTTTAGTTCGCTGCGGGCCAGGTCGATCCATTGGCGTTGGTCGCGCTGGTAGTAGCGCGGGGCCAGGCTGGAGCGCTTCAGTGCTTCGTCGAACACTTCGCGCGCGCGCTGCGGCTGGCCCGCGCGTTGCAGCAGTTGCGCGTAGCGTACGCGCGCTTCTTCGCCGGGATAGTCGTCGGCGAGCGCGGCGTATTCTTCCAGCGCCGCGTCGGTCTGGCCCAGCGCCTCGGTGGCGCGCGCGTAGAGCAGGTGGCCGTCGTGCGAGCGGAACTGCGGGTTGGCGGCGATCAGCCGGTCCAGCGTGGCTTTCACCGCGGCCGGCTGGTCCAGGCCGAACTGCGCCTTGGCCAGGCCCAGCAGCAGCCCCGGATCGTCGCGATGGATGCCGCGCAAGCCGCTCTCGAACACCTCGGCGGCCTGCGCGTAGTCGCCGTTGTCCAGGTGCACCTCGGCCAGTTGCCGGCGGTTGTCCACGGTGTCGGCCAGTTCCAGGCGATTGCCGGCGGTGCGCTTGTCGCGGTTCGGGTCGAGCGTGGCGCCGACCTTGCGCAGGTGGCGGCGCGCGCGCGGATCGTTGCGCCATTCCGGCAGCAGTTCGGCGATCACGTAGATCAGGATCCCCAGATACGAAAAGATCAGCAGGATGAAGATCCAGTACAGCGGGCGGCCGCTGCGCACCACGTGCACGCAGCAGGCCAACTGCAAGGCCAGCGACAGCAGGACGATGGGATTCATGGGCAACGCTTCCTTGTGTCGCGATCAGGCCGCTTCGTACGCCCCGTAGCCGCGCAGGCGCTCGTAGCGCTTCTGCAGCAGTTGCTCGACCGGCAGCTTTTCCAGCGCGTCCAGTTCGTTGAGCAGCACCGCCTTCAGGCGCTTGGCCATCTGCGTGGGGTTGCGGTGCGCGCCGCCGATCGGCTCGCGCACCACCTTGTCGACCAGGCCGAGTGCGGACAGGCGCTTGGCGGTCAGGCCCAGTTGCTCGGCGGCGTCCTTGGCCTTGCCGGCGTCCTTCCACAGGATCGAGGCGCAGCCTTCCGGCGAGATCACCGAATAGGTGCCGTACTCCAGCATCAGCGTGCGGTCGCCGACGCCGATCGCCAGCGCGCCGCCGGAGCCGCCTTCGCCGATCACGGTGCAGATCACCGGCACTTTCAGTTCGGCCATCTCCAGCAGATTGCGCGCGATCGCCTCGCTCTGCCCGCGTTCTTCCGCGCCGATGCCCGGATAGGCGCCTGGGGTGTCGATGAAGGTCAGCAGCGGCAGCTTGAAGCGCTCGGCCAGCTTCATCAGCCGCAGCGCCTTGCGGTAGCCCTCCGGACGCGGCATGCCGAAGTTGCGCGCGACCTTGGTCTTGGTGTCGCGGCCCTTCTGGTGGCCGATGATGACCACCGGGCGCCCGTCGATGCGGCCCAGGCCGCCGACGATCGCCTTGTCGTCGGCGAACGCGCGGTCGCCGGCCAGTTCCTGGAATTCGTCGCAGAACACGTTGATGTAGTCCAGCGTGTACGGCCGCTGCGGATGCCGCGCCAGCTGCGAGATCTGCCACGACGACAGGTCGCGGAAGATCTGCGCGGTGCGCACCCGCAGCTTGTCCTGCAGCGCGCGCACTTCGGTCTCGACGTTGACCGCCGGGCCGGTGCTGGCGTTGCGCAGTTCCTGGATCTTGGCTTCCAGATCGGCGATGGGTTGCTCGAAGTCGAGGTAGTTCGGATTCATTGGAGGCCGTCGTGAACGTAAGGGGCGCAGTTTAGCCGAACCGCTGTCCGTCACCCGTACGGGGCCGTGCGGTTTGGGGGCCGGGATTCGGGATTGGGGATTGGGGATTCGAAAAAGCCGGGCGGCTCCTGCCGCTGCGGACAGCGCGGATCCCGCTCCTACGAATCCCCAATCCCGAATCCCGAATTCCGGCCGTTCAAGCCCACGGCGGGCTGTACTTCACCTTCACCGCGCGCACGCCCGGATCGGCGCGCAGGGTGTCCAGCAGTTGCGGGTCCACGCGCACCGCGTGGCTGCCGTTGAGGTCGAGCATGCCGGCCACCGGGCCTTGCTCGGATTGCAGCAGCAGGTCCAGGCGCAGCGGCGTCTTGCCGGGGCGGTGGCGCGCCAGCAAGGCGTCGATGCGCTGCCAGGTGCTGCGCTGGCGCAGGTCCAGGCGCAGCGACAGGCGCTGCGCGTGGTGGGTGCAGATCTGTTCGTAGTCCCAGCATTGGCGGATGCGCATCGCATAGCCGCCGTTGAACTCGTCCTCGCGCACGCCGCCCTTGACGATCAGGATGCGGTCGCGGGTGAGCAGGTGGCCGAACTCGGCGATGGCGTCGGTGAACGCGCTGCACTCGACCCGGCCGCGGCCGTCCTCGAGTTGCACGAACACCTGGCTGTCGCCCTTGCGCCGCACGCCGACCACCTGGCCGGCGAGGATCGCGCTGGTTTCCGGGCGCCAGGCGCGTTTTTCGCCGTCGCCGCCACCGCCGCGCCCGCCGCCGGATTGCGCGCAGATCTTTTCCAGCGCGCTCAGGTCGCAGCCGACCAGCTCGCGCACTTCCTCGCGGTAGGGATCGAACGGATGGCCGCTGAGGTAGAAGCCCAGCGTCTCGCGCTCGCCGGTCAGCAACTGGCCGAGCGGCCATTCCTTGCTTTCCGACAGATCCAGGTGCAGGGCCGGGGCGCTGGTGTCGGCGCCGCCGAACAGCGAGTTCTGCCCGGAGGCGCGCTCGCGCGCCATCTGCTCGGTGGCCTTCATCACCTCCGGCAGCTGCAGCATCAGCGTGGCGCGGTTGCTGCCCAGCCCGTCCATCGCACCGGCGTTGATCAGCGCTTCCAGGGTGCGCTTGTTGAGCTTGGCCGATTCCACGCGGGTGCAGAAATCCAGCAGCGAGGCGTATTCGCCGCCGCGCTCGCGCTCGGCCACGATCGCTTCGCAGGCGCCGCGGCCCACGCCCTTGATCGCGCCCAGGCCGTACTGGATGGTGTCCGGCGTGGCCGCTTCGAACATGTAGGCCGAGGCGTTGAGCCGCGGCGGCAGCACGGTCAGGCCGAGGTTGCGCACCTCGTCGAGGAAGCCGACCACCTTGTCGGTGTTGTCCATGTCCGAAGACAGCGTCGCGGCCATGAACTCGGCCGGGTAGTGCCGCTTCAGCCACGCGGTCTGGTAGCTGACCAGGGCGTAGGCGGCGGCGTGCGACTTGTTGAAGCCGTAGCCTGCGAACTTCTCCATCAGGTCGAAGATTTCGTCGGCCTTGGCTTCGCCGACGCCGCCCTTGGCCGCGCCCTCGCGGAAGATCTCGCGGTGCTTGGCCATCTCCGCCGGCACCTTCTTGCCCATCGCGCGGCGCAACAGGTCGGCGCCGCCCAGCGAGTAGGCGCCGACGATCTGCGCCATCTGCATCACCTGCTCCTGGTACACCATGATGCCGTAGGTGTCTTTCAGGATCGCTTCGGTGCGCGGATCGGGGTAGATGATTTCCTGCTGGCCGTGCTTGCGCGCGTTGAAGTCCGGGATCAGGTCCATCGGGCCG
Proteins encoded:
- a CDS encoding DinB family protein, with product MTASLLVSQFAYKAWANAELLQALAQIDAVAYPAQRQRAIRLLNHTYVVDRIFAAHLDGGTHAFTDSNTPETPALDVLHAAVAESDLWYAGYVAQLDAVALQQFLVFRFTDGDAGRMTREEMLFHVLAHGAYHRGNIAMLLSDCGLEQPRELFTRFLHAVEPERRGAAPMA
- the phaZ gene encoding polyhydroxyalkanoate depolymerase, which gives rise to MLYQWHELTRNLLAPWVHQAAANAKIFSDANSLWATLPGAERLAATNELLHRLGKDYEKPAWALDHVEVDGHPLPIVEQEVLRKPFCRLLRFKRFSDDAKVVAGLKQQPAVLVVAPLSGHHATLLRDTVRTLLRDHKVYVTDWIDARMVPQSDGDFGLDDYVNYVQDFIRHIGADKLHVISVCQPTVPVLAAVSLMAGRGEATPRSLVMMGGPIDARRSPTQVNNLATRNPLSWFEHNVIHTVPQAYPGHGRAVYPGFLQHTGFLAMNPSRHFMSHWDFYADLVKGDLQDAEAHRRFYDEYNAVLDMPATYYLDTIRVVFQEFLLPRGEWVIGGERVDPAAIRDTALLSIEGELDDISGLGQTAAAQDLCTGIAAHRRQHLEVEGAGHYGIFSGRRWRDIVYPQVRAFIAANASATAQAPSGNVTPLKRRGSRKAG
- a CDS encoding CopD family protein, with the protein product MQLYLWIKSLHLLFVVAWMAAVFYLPRILVNIAESAGQPEVQARLVLMGRRLYRFGHMMFGLALLLGLTLWLGYKVLPDFPTMVAPGHSGWLHAKLGLVGLMLGYYIFSGRWLKGVAQARALPSSRALRLFNELPVLALLVVIWLVLAKPF
- a CDS encoding acetyl-CoA carboxylase carboxyltransferase subunit alpha — protein: MNPNYLDFEQPIADLEAKIQELRNASTGPAVNVETEVRALQDKLRVRTAQIFRDLSSWQISQLARHPQRPYTLDYINVFCDEFQELAGDRAFADDKAIVGGLGRIDGRPVVIIGHQKGRDTKTKVARNFGMPRPEGYRKALRLMKLAERFKLPLLTFIDTPGAYPGIGAEERGQSEAIARNLLEMAELKVPVICTVIGEGGSGGALAIGVGDRTLMLEYGTYSVISPEGCASILWKDAGKAKDAAEQLGLTAKRLSALGLVDKVVREPIGGAHRNPTQMAKRLKAVLLNELDALEKLPVEQLLQKRYERLRGYGAYEAA
- a CDS encoding PadR family transcriptional regulator; the protein is MVEPDAQLKKFQKELSAGTVSLALLAVLAEAKEPLYGYLIAKRLEKVGEGVLSGKQSALYPVLRNLEAAGLLSSHVEPSVAGPPRRYYRITEPGHATLQQWAAAWRATRDSVDSVLKGISE
- a CDS encoding XVIPCD domain-containing protein, coding for MNSTTPPAQATDPTFASAGSSRSAGPLKWNPADGSVSAEHTESRVLGRTGPIEHRLVATQSVGASRRTADGKTEFGLEMEFRQGHQLDAATTGRNAASVSSTTQLGERARYSVKLPGDATAEAARGVNPFDPLSIPVDGSVKLDGQAFVRTSLEAWFRSFASSSEHTDAAGISYAAERLDPYHVRVAIGPTAAIEHAEMLGLKTSVAQAMLGRQDALGQASMHTATFDLREPQAQAAYRDFLGSGQLPAQAPGVSDVQRIDTLSMSSQTRAKLGLGPVSVDLGGQRNSGENVRATQADGSSTVASKLQYADNVPLTLTRQFDAAGSEHLDARRYQLGFGKVDANQAQLLNAALARKDTAADAIAAGQDVTLNFSEAQMGALRQQYAQAAQARPFDRERAGDYARMSNEEFAIGLARNLGNSPYGLSERLFHIAADADGALSGALTRIDAEIERHAPKTAAATPATAASAPADPRDPAHPDHAMQRMIDARLTPADPQLATHLLLAAKREGLTQVDHVLRNDAGRVFAVQGDPLGADKRTAYVDAQVATATPLQDSLRQLNALNATAQPAMAAAQETQDAPQRAPAR
- a CDS encoding tetratricopeptide repeat protein; translation: MNPIVLLSLALQLACCVHVVRSGRPLYWIFILLIFSYLGILIYVIAELLPEWRNDPRARRHLRKVGATLDPNRDKRTAGNRLELADTVDNRRQLAEVHLDNGDYAQAAEVFESGLRGIHRDDPGLLLGLAKAQFGLDQPAAVKATLDRLIAANPQFRSHDGHLLYARATEALGQTDAALEEYAALADDYPGEEARVRYAQLLQRAGQPQRAREVFDEALKRSSLAPRYYQRDQRQWIDLARSELKQLDSRNA
- a CDS encoding peptidylprolyl isomerase, which gives rise to MARRRWLGKNRATVLQAAAMPLRPTLLALALLSSAACALAAAPAVPYRSPQQILDASKPGDWRTLDPANTLYLDLDTGRVVIELAPAFAPQHVGNIRTLAHEHFWDGLSIYRSQDNFVVQFGDPDGEEADKAKPLGSAKRHLPAEFQRDAKGLAFQALPDRDGWAPQVGFVDGFPAARDPKDGKTWLAHCYGTLGAGRNNDEDSSIGAELYVVTGQSPRQLDRNITVVGRVVKGMELLSVIPRGPDPMGFYAKPEQRTPIRAIKLASDLPEAERTPLQLLRTDTQTFRDVAEARRNRRDDFYKRPAGHIDLCNVPLPVRTPPQ
- a CDS encoding class I SAM-dependent methyltransferase, which encodes MDKQYDADYFQRWYRRDDIGGNARLARKVALAVAQAEYYLERPIRSVLDIGCGEGAWRAPLLKLRPKLRYLGFDSSEYAIARYGRHRDLRPARFGDFAWLRPCAPVDLLVCSDVLHYVPNRELRQGLPGLAELCGGVAFLETFAMEDDFDGDHAGFQPRPARWYRRQFGALGLRPVGSHCWLSPALAGDAAALETIGLVPH
- a CDS encoding sensor domain-containing protein; amino-acid sequence: MSSEQLQARPLPATIPDYLAQLRAALAGADPALVQDALYDAEEYLRAELAEQAGKSEAEVIAEVAGSYGAPEEVAAIYRDTEVTVNRALKPPAPPKRKSLLGRFFGVAADPRAYGAFFYMLLSLVTGIFYFTWVVTGVSVSLGMLLLIIGVPLLVLFFGSVRLLSLVEGRIVEVLLGERMPRRPLYSAPEQPWLRRIGQMFTDARTWTTMLYFVLMLPLGIFYFTVFITLLSTGLALAAAPLGFFLPQQFNVMFVDWNVTESAPWLLPLWSAMGIVLLFATLHLARGIGKLHGMLAKHLLVHSSAQ